Below is a window of Enterococcus gilvus ATCC BAA-350 DNA.
AGAGATATTCCACTGGATCAGATTACAATGGATTGGTTGAAAAAATGGCGCAAGAAACAAAGAAAAGAACTCTTGATTACTGGTCACAATTCATTGAAACCAGATCAGCTTGTTTTTTCGTCAGCGCTGGATAACTCATTTATTCAATTGTCCAAACCTAGAAAATGGCTTCTCACGATTTTAAAACAAGAAAACCTAAAAACGATAACTATTCATGGTTTGCGCCATAGCGGAGCTGTAATGATGCTAGAGTCTGGTTCTACCTTAAAAGATATTCAAGATAGATTGGGTCATTCTGATATATCTGTTACTAGCGCTCACTATCTGCATATCACAGAAAAAAGGAAACGTGAAACAGTCGACCAAATGACTGACTACATCAATTCTGGGTCAATGTCTGGGTCAAAATAAAAAAAGCCCCCAGAAACGTTAATTTCTAAGGGCTTAGGTAAGATAAAAGGAAGGTACGGGATTTGAACCCGTGCACCACATTACTGCGGCTCGCCGGATTTCGAGTCCGGTGCATTACCACTCTGCCAACCTTCCGCATCATTTATCTTACCTTTTTTCGTTTAAATGTCAAGATTTTATAATGAATCTAATACAGAAGTGTCTTCTTCTTCTAAGATATTGTTAATCGTACGATTGATCAAATGAACGATTTCATCTTGCGTCGGTTCAATGATACCAGAAGACATCAGTGTCGCGATCCCCGTCACACAAATCCACGTTCCTACATGCAATGCGTTGATGCGTTTTTCAGATAATTGGCTGTATTTAGGATGCTCAAGCATCAATTGGTGGAAGTAGTTGTAAGAAAAGTCGTGCATTTTCTTCCCGCCGCCGTATTCTTGAACGTACAGCGCATTGTACAAATTGCCTTGCTCTTTTGCAAAATAAACATAATTCAAGCCTAAGTCGATGATGGTATCACCTGTACGAACTTCTGGGAAAATATCATAATATAGGTGATTGCAGATCTCATCTAACAATGTGTTCTTAAGATCACTCATATTTTTAAATTCTAAATAGATCGGTTGCGTACTGATTCCCATTTTTTTGGCGATGTTACGTGCAGTAAATCCAGAAAAACCTTCATTTTCGACAACTTCATAGGCAGCCTTTAGAATCTGGTCTTTTGTGTAAACTTTTCTTCTCATTTTGATTCCTCCCAGAATGTTATTATTTTTATCGTCATTTTATTTTAATCAAAAACTGATTAGTTTTGCAACCCTTATGCAAGATGTTATCTAAATTTAGTGGATATTTCTTCAAATATGAAGTGTTATCCTTCGTTTTTATCTTACAAAGAGAGTGGAACCGTTTTATAATTTCTGTAAATTTTAACTTATTTCACTAAAAAACGAAAGTATCGTTATACATTTGAAGACATTTTTGTTTCTTTAAACTAAAATGAGTCTCTTCATTAAAAAATTTTGGTGTTACTTTATTATACTTTCTTGAGCCTTCAGTGACAATCATTATTCTTTTTCTTGTCTAATTTATTTATTTTATCTACTATAGTATAGAAATAGTAAAGGGGAGGAACTGAATGGAACAGCAAAACTACGCACAACTTGTTTTAAATACTTGCTTGAAAGCTGGGAAGATCATGATGGAATCCGGCTCAGAAGTTTATCGAGTGGAAGACACGATGAAACGAATCGCTCTCAATGCAGGCCTTGATGATATACAAACCTATGTGACCGCCACAGGCTTGATCGTCGGATTCCCTTCGGAGCAGAACAGCCAAGTGGTTCAAATCACACCGCAATCCATCAATCTAGAAAAAGTGACCGCGGTCAACCAGGGCTCGCGCCAATTCGCTGATGGGGAGCTTTCTTTGCCAGACTTCTATCTTTATTTAGAGGAAGTCGATTCAGTTACACCGGATTTTCCGTACCTGTGGAAAATCATTGCGGCTGGTGTCGTCAGCAGCACACTTATGATCATTTTGAATGGGACTTGGTTTGATTTTCTCCCAACCTTTGTCATCGGAATGATTGGTTTTGCCGTCCATACGTTTTTCGGCAACCAGCTCCATATGAAATTTTTAAATGATTTCGTTGCCGCATTGGTCATCGGCAGCTTATCCTTATTGGCGGTCTCTTCTTCTGCTGCACTTGAGGTCAACAGTTTGATCATTGGGTCCATCATGCCCCTCGTGCCCGGACTGGCTATCACAAACGCCTTTCGCGATATCATGGCGGGTCATTTGATCAGCGGCGTTGCCCGTGGCACAGAAGCTTTATTCATTGCTGGTGCGATCGGCGGCGGTATCATCGTCGCGTTTAATTTCTTTTAATAGAACGAACTATACTTGGAGGTCTCTCATGAATTTTCTTATCAATTTTCTTTTTAGCATGTTCAGTACGATCGCCTTCAGCGTCATCACGAATATTCCGCGCCGTGCTTTTTTAGCCTGCGGCCTGACTGGTGCGGCTGGTTGGATGACTTTTTGGATCTTGCAAACGTATTTTCATCAAAATATTGGGATCTCGAATTTTTTAGGCGCCTTGATGATCGGTCTTATTAGTATTTTTTTCTCTCGTATGATGCACATGCCGGTGATCGTTTTTAACGTTCCGAGTTTGGTTCCGTTGGTTCCGGGGGGCCCCGCCTATATGGCCGTTCGTCATATGATGAATCAGGAGTTCACTGAATCCATGGAAAAAGTCGTGACTGTTCTGGTTACTTCGGGAGCGATCGCCATCGGGTTCATGTTCACGAACCTGATCGAGCGGGCGTTAAAACGGACACGCTCGAACTTTAGAACAAAGTAACTCGAAGGAGCAGGAGTCTATTTCCTGCTTTTTATTCATAAAAGAATGCAAGCGTTCCCAGCTAATTTCTAAGTAAATTTTAAGTTTCACAGGAAATTTACAAATTACAACCTCAGACGTATGCATTTTGTGAATTTATCCTTTATACTTCATTTTAGAAAGACAAAGGGGATGAATTAAATGAGTGTCGTTCAATCCAGGAGACTATTAAACCTTATTTCGATAATGGGAATTGCTATAACGATCAGTTTATCTGTCTATTTTTATCGCTTAGGCGTATTCAACGATATGAATTCACTGCGACAACTTGTCGGGCTGTCACCAATTGCCGGACCGCTCATCTTCGTATTGATCCAAATCATCCAAGTGGTGATCCCGATCATTCCGGGGGGCATCAGTCTTGCGGCTGGCGTCTTGATCTTCGGCCCTTATTGGGGATTTGCTTACAACTACATCGGAATCGTGATCGGTTCCTTGATTTTATTCTTAATGGGCAGACATTACGGCAAGCCTCTGATCATGCATCTTGTCAGCGACAAGATCTACCAGAAATACCAGCATTGGCTGGATGATCCGCGCTTCGACAAATGGTTCGCACTCGCGATTTTCTTGCCAGTCGCACCAGACGATGCCCTCTGTTTGATGGCTAGTTTAACGAATATGTCCTTTAAAAAATACAGTGCGATCATCTTTTTAGCAAAACCTGCCTCCATCTTTTTATACAGCTTGGCTTTGCTGCAAGGCGGCACGTTACTCTCTCACCTACTCGTCCACTAATTTTAGTGGGCTTTTTTTTTGCGAAAATTCCTCCTTCTTTAGGCATAGTTGGAAATTCTGACTTTTCCAGCAGAAAAATTCACACATTTTTCATTTGAAAGTTCGATAATAATAAGGGATACTTTCTTTAGCTGTTGGGAAAACCCAACCATAAAAAAATTCGCAAACAATCACTTTTACAGGATTTTATTTTATATCGTATATTTGCTTATCGAACCACAGGAGGAACTATGACTTATTTACGTCGACGGATCACGCATTTTTTTAGTACGTTCTCTATTTATAATTTTTTACTGCTTGCCTTTGGTCTCCCTTTTTTATCGGAGAGTCTCTTTTTATTTTTTAGGCAAAGCCTATTGAATTCGCTTTATCACCCATTTTATTTCGTGCTTTTTTTAGCCTTGGTTTTCCTTTATGGGAACTTTTTTAGTCAACTGCAATCCAATGAAAAACTATTTCAGAATTTTTCTCTAAAGGGGGCATTTGTCAGCTTTCTGTTTTGGCTCGTGCTGTCACCCCTCTTTTTCTTTCGTTTTTATCAGTTGCTGCTAGTGTGGCGCCCGCTTCCAGCAGATGTCCTTTCTTTTCTGTTCCTGTATCGCTGGAAAATTTTACCTGTGCTGCTGCTTTTATACGTGCTGCTGCTCTATGGTCTTTATCGGGTGATCTTGGTGCCACGATATTTGAAACGAGGACTGACGCTCAAGGAAAGTATTCAGCTCAGTCGGGAAAAAACGAAAAAGCGACCAGTCAAACAGTTGCTCATTTTTTTCCTGATCCCGTTCGCATTTTTAGCAACGAGCCTGCTCGTTAAGCTCGGTTTTATTGGTCTGACGCGTCTATTAGTCAGTCAAAGCGGTGCGATGTGCCTGCTGCTGCTTTATCGCGTGGTCCAAAATTCCCTTTGGGCGCTCTTTTTCCTTTATTTAGCGGCCTCCGACAAGAAGGTCGTAGACAAGGAAGCCCCAAATAAGGCCTCCATCGTCTGGTTGAGTTTGACAGTTTTTGCTTGTCTCGGTCTTTATACGCTGCAATACATGCAATCCTTCACGACGCAACGCCCGAATACGCCTATATCGATTTCTCATCGGGGCGTCTCAGGACGAAACGGTGTCCAAAATTCCATCGCCGCGCTGCAAAAGACGAGCAGCCAGTACCATCCTGATCTTGTTGAAATGGACGTACAGGAAACCGCAGATCACCAATTGGTCGTGATGCACGATGAGGACCTGCAAGCACTCGCCCATAAGAAGCTTCGTGTCGACGAGGCGACTTGGGCAGAATTAAAGGAGCTCACTTTAGAAGAGAACGGGTATACGAGCGACATCCCGCTATTTTCCGACTATCTGGCGGCGGCAAACGAGATCAACCAGAAACTACTGATCGAGCTGAAAGTCACCGATAAAACGAAGGCGACGATCCTTCAACAGCTGCTGCCTTTAAAAGAGCAGCTCGCGGATCATCAATTGCAAAGTATGGATCTAGACATTGCCAATCAGCTAAAGGAACGCTTCCCTACTTGGAAGGTCGGCTACATCTTGCCCTTTGATCTCTTAGGCGCACCAAAGAACAACTTGGATTTCGTGAACATCGAAGCGCGGACTGCCAACGGTGAGCTCATTCGGAATTTGCAGCACCAAAAGAAACAAGTATATGTCTGGTCGATCCATTCCAAGCAGCAAGCGTCTATTTACCCATACTTGCACGTCAATGGGCTTCTGACAGATGACCTTCGCCTTTTGTCCCACTACGGAGACGATATAAAAGGAAAAACTGCCAGTATTCTACAATTCAATTAAGCAAATCGACTGTGAAGAGCCTCCCTGAAAGTCTCTTCACAGTTTTTTTGTTTCAAAAAAAGACCCCAATCAAAAAATGATTCGGGTCTCCTTCCTGTCAAAATAATTCTTTCACATGTTTGCAAACGATTATGCTGTACATTCGATTTCGATACAGCTTAAGATATCTTCGTATTTCACTAATAAGCGATTTTGTAGTTCGATGACTGTCGCGCGATCTGCTGCATCACATGTCACGACATTGATCAAAACGGTATTATTGTAGAGTTGTTCGACCGCCCCTACAACTTCTTTCTCTATTCCGATCGCTCGGCATTGATAAGTAAGACCAATTTCAATAGTTTCCATAATAAATCCCCCTTTAATTCTACGTTTTTATAATAACACAATGAGAAAAAATTGAAAACGTTTTTTATTACTTTTTTTGCTTTTGTAGCAAGGGAGATGTCACAATAGTTAGAAAATTCGTAAAACATCAACTTAAACAACTGCGGTTATTTTTAATCTTACGTTCATTTTCTATTTATCTTTATTTGTTTAAAAACGATTTCATTGTGCGATACTTATGCTTTTAATCATTATTTTTGATTAGTCACACATTATTTTTAGTATACCAATCAAAAGCGCCTCTTTTCCCACCCAGATTCCTCCTGATTTGCGACAAATCTAAACCCATTTCTTTTGCTAAAGTTTTAATTTCTGGAAAAAAAGCAGTCCTTTCTTTGTGAGGAACTGTTCTAATTATTATTGAGCTGCGCAAAAACACCGCCGCTGTCCGGACGTATCCCGATAGCGGCGGTGCTTTTTAGTTTCATTTAACGTGCGTCTCTTCCTTAATGGATTACAGACGATCGTTCAATTCTTTTGCTAACTCTTCAAATCCTGGTTTGCCAAGCAAAGCAAACATGTTTTTCTTGTATGCTTCCACGCCTGGTTGGTTGAATGGGTTCACACCTAGCAAGTAGCCAGAGATACCCACTGCGATTTCAAAGAAGTACATTGCGTAGCCTAGAGTGTAAGCATCCATTGTAGGGATGTTCAATACGAAGTTCGGAACACCGCCATCTGTATGTGCTAATAACGTTCCTTGGTACGCTTTAGAGTTTACGAAGTCAACATCTTTGCCTTCTAAGTAGCCTAAGCCATCTAAGTCAGATTCTTGTGAAGGGATCGCCACTGATTTACGAGGGTTTTCCACTTTCACGATCGTTTCAAAGATGTTGCGGCGGCCTTCTTGGATATATTGTCCAAATGAATGCAAGTCTGTTGAGAAGTTGGCACTTGATGGGTAGATCCCCTTCAAGTCTTTTCCTTCTGATTCGCCGTATAATTGTTTCCACCATTCGTTGAAATATTGCATACCTGGTTCGTAGTTGACCAAGATTTCAGTCACTTTCCCTTTACGGTATAGAATATTACGAAGAGCGGCATATTGATACGCTTCGTTTTCGTCTAAGTTTTCGCTTGAGTAAGCTTCGCGAGCATCCGCTGCACCCTTCATCAAGGCGTCGATGTCTGCGCCGCTGGCTGCGATTGGTAATAGACCCACTGCTGTTAATACAGAGAAACGTCCGCCAACATCATCAGGAATGACAAAGCTTTCCCAACCTGCTGCGTCTGCTTCAACTTTAACTGCGCCGCGGGCTTTATCTGTTGTCGCATAAATACGTTTGTTTGCTTCTTCTTCACCGTATTTTTTGATCAATAATTCTTTGAAGACACGGAATGCGATTGCTGGCTCAGTCGTCGTTCCTGATTTAGAAATCACATTAACTGAGAAATCACGGTCGCCGATCACTTCGATCAAGTCAGCGATATATGTTGAGCTGATTGAGTTTCCTGCAAAGAATACTTGCGGTGCTTTGCGATCTTCTTTGTCTAACACGTTGAAGAACGTTTGGTGTAAGAATTCGATTGCTGCACGAGCTCCAAGGTATGAACCACCGATTCCGATTACGACTAATACTTCAGAATCAGATTGAATTTTTTCAGCTGCTTTTTTGATACGAGCAAATTCATCTTTGTCATAGTTTACTGGAAGGTCGATCCAGCCTAGGAAATCATTTCCTGCGCCAGTTCCTTCGCGTAATTCTTTGTGAGCTAGAGCTACTTCAGATTTGATGTAGTCCATTTCATGTTCGCTCACGAATGGTGCTACTTTCGAATAATCGAAATGTATGTGTGCCATTGTTTTTCCTCCTTGAAAGTCAGTTCATAACAATCTATACTTTACGTTTCTTTTGACTATTTTTCAAGCGTAAACCATTAAATATTAGACAGTTCCTTGCGCCAACATCGCAGCAGCGACTTTCTCAAAACCAGCTATATTTGCCCCCGCTGCAAAATTATCTTTATCAGCATATTTTGCTGCGGTATCGCGGCAGGTTTCATAAATATTTTTCATGATGTCGTCTAATTTTCCGTCGACCTCATCTTTGGTCCAAGCCAAACGTTGCGAGTTTTGGCTCATTTCTAGAGCAGATACTGCTACGCCCCCAGCATTCGCTGCTTTTCCTGGTCCGTAAAGCACGCCATTTTCATGATACAATTTCACTGCACCGTTCGTACTAGGCATATTCGCGCCTTCAGCGACCACTTTCACACCATTTTTCACTAAGATCTCCGCTTTTTCATCATCGATCTCATTTTGTGTCGCACATGGCAGCGCGATGTCTGCTTCTGTTTCAAACGCCCAGACAGAACCTTCATGGTATTCCGCATTTGGACGCTCTTTTGCATATTCAGTCAAACGCTCACGACGCACTTCCTTGATGTCTTTCAATAAGGCCACATCAATGCCGTCTTTATCATAGATATAGCCATTCGAGTCTGAACACGTGATCGCTGTTGCACCTAATTCCTGTGCCTTTTCAATCGCATAGATCGCCACGTTCCCGCTTCCTGAAACAAGGACCTTTTTGCCCTCGAAAGAATCGTCGCGGTCTTCCAATAGATGCTTCACAAAGTAAACGGCCCCGTAGCCTGTCGCTTCCGTCCGTCCAAGGCTGCCATTAAAGCCTAAAGGTTTACCAGTCAGCACGCCCATGTCGTATTCACGCAGACGCTTGTATTGACCGAACAAATAACCAATCTCGCGTCCGCCAACACCGATGTCTCCTGCTGGTACGTCCAGATTTGGCCCGATATGCTTCGACAATTCCGTCATGAAGCTTTGACAATAGCGCATCACTTCTGAATCAGATTTTCCTTTTGGATCAAAATCCGATCCGCCTTTACCGCCGCCGATCGGCAAGCCAGTCAAACTATTTTTAAAGATTTGCTCAAAACCTAAGAATTTTAAAATACTTAAGTTTACGCTTGGGTGGAAACGCAGACCACCCTTATATGGGCCGATCGCTGAGTTAAATTGGACACGGTAGCCGCGATTGACTTGCCAATTTCCTTCATCGTCTTGCCAAGGCACACGAAATTGGACCATACGTTCCGGCTCCAGTATCATGCCTAAAATATTTTTCTCTACATATTCTGGATGCTCTTCAAGAAACGGGATCACCGTTGGTAAAAATTCATCCACCGCTTGTAAAAATTCTTCCTGATTCGGATCTTTTGCCTCTAAGTTTTTCTGAACCTGTTCAACATATTCTTTTACTTCCATCAAATTCCTCCTCACAGTTAATACTCATAGTTTACATCATTTTTTAATAAAAGTGGAAAGAAATTCATGATACACTGCAAGTTGAATGTCAATCGTTCGGATTTAAAGTAAGATAGAAACTATAAATTTACAGATAAATGAGGATAACTAAATGAGTAAAAAATTCGATGTCATCGTGATCGGCGGGGGCCCTTCTGGGATGATGGCCGCAATCACTGCCGCAATGAACGGGGCTCAGGTGGCTCTTTTTGAGAAGAATAAACGACTTGGAAAAAAATTATTGATGACGGGCGGCGGCCGCTGCAACGTGACCAATAATCGATCCGTGGATGATTTGATCGTCCATATTCCCGGCAACGGGCGCTTTTTATATAGTACGTTTTCGCAATTCGACAACCAAGATGTCATGCGTTTCTTCAGTGAACGCGGGGTCGCTTTGAAAGAAGAGGATCACGGGCGTATCTTCCCTGTCTCGGACAAATCTGCCACCATCGTCAATACATTAAAAGAAGAGCTGGAAACATTAAACGTCTCCCTGCACTTTAAAGAACCCGTTGAAAAAATCATCAGTGACGGTGCTGCCATTCAGGGTGTCCGTACTTCAGAAGGCGATTACTCCGCTAAAAGCGTGATCATTACGACCGGAGGCATCACATATCCTTCCACCGGCTCACAAGGCGACGGCTATCGCTTTGCTAAGAGTGTCGGACATCATGTCACGCCGTTATACCCGACAGAGTCTCCAATCTTTCTGACGGATGCTTTCGTTGAAGAAAAAACGCTGCAAGGTCTTTCACTGCAAGACGTTCGGCTCTCTGTGCTCGACGCTAAAAACAAGCGTGTGACCAGCCATGAGATGGATCTGCTCTTTACGCATTTCGGTGTCTCAGGACCAGCCGCTCTACGCTGTTCCAGCTTTGTAAACCAATTATTGCGCACACAAGAAACAGCAACCTTAACACTTGATTGTTTCCCTGAAACCTCGGCCTCTGACTTAATGGCGGACATTCGCGAACGCGCCGCATCCTCTACAAAACACTTAAAGAATGCCTTGACCGGCTTTTTACCAGAGCGCTTGCTGCTCTTCTTTTTAGAACAGATCGGGATCAGCGAACAAACGTATGCGCAAACATCAAAAGAGGATATAGAGACCTTTGTTTCCTATTGTAAGAACTGGACGATGACCGCCAACAAGACGTTCGGCTTGGAAAAGTCCTTCGTGACCGGCGGCGGGGTCGAGCTAAAAGAGGTCAATCCAAAGGAATTAGCCAGCAAAAAAATCCCCGGCCTGTATTTTGCCGGGGAAGTGCTAGATGTCAATGGGTATACAGGCGGGTACAACATTACGACGGCTTTTTGTACCGGCTATGTGGCAGGTACAAATGCTGCCTATCACGCATTTGGTTAATGTGTCAGCTCAGTAAATTGTCCTCGCGTCAGCTCTACGATGGCGTCGGGGGCAATTTCTATTTGCAGCCCTCTGCGGCCCGCAGAGATGGCGATCTCCTCAAAATTTTCAGCTGAAGCGTCCACAAAAGTTGGAAACAGCTTCTTCATCCCGATCGGTGAACAGCCGCCGCGAATGTACCCTGTCGTTGCCTCCAGATCCCTCAGATGCAGCATCTCCACCTTTTTGTTGCCGCTGGCCTTCGCAATTTTCTTCAAGTCCAATTCATGATCGCTGGGAATGACCGCTACGACAGGACCTGTTTTGTTTCCAACAGCCACCAGTGTTTTAAAGATGCGCGCAGGAGCGATCGCGACCTGTTCAGAGACATGCCCTGCCCCTAAGTCATCCTCGCTCCATGCGTATTCATGTTCCTTATAAGCAATTTTCTTTTGCTCCACTAAACGAACCGCATTGGTCTTTTGAATTTTCTTCTTAGCCAAATCAATCCCTCACTTCATTTGTTTTCTAAAGTCTAGCAAAAAAGCGAAAGTGAGACAAATCGGTCGTTTTGTTTGGTCTTTTTTCTTAAAAGTTCTACACTGAATTTGTACGAGAAAGGATGCATTCATCATGAAAAGAATTTCAAGAGGAAAGTTTGAGAAGATGCAACAATTGTCAAATGATCAAGGTGTCATTGCGGCCTTAGCGATCGATCAACGAGGCTCTATGAAAAAGATGATGCAAACGGCTGTCGGTGAAGACAAGTTTTCAATGGATCAAGTTTACGAATTCAAAGAGCTCGTCTCACAAGAATTGACAAAACACGTTAGCGCGATCCTGCTAGACGAACAATATGGCTTCAAGGGCATCCAAGCAAAAGACCCAAGCTGCGGATTGATTCTGTCTTATGAAAAAACCGGCTACGATGCCAATACCCCCGGTCGTCTCCCAGAATTGTTGCCAAACGAATCGTTGGATCGCTTATTAGAAAAAGGCGCGGATGCAGCGAAGGTTCTCGTCTATTATGATCCAGATGAACCAAAAGAAATTTTGGACGTCAAGCACGCTTTCTTAGAACGTTTAGGGACAGAAGCCCTTGCGGCGGACATTCCTGTATTCGTTGAACCGATCGTCTACGATACGAAAATCACTGACGATCACTCCCCTGAATTCGCAGAGATCAAACCGCAAAAGGTGATCGACACCATTAAGGAATTCACGAAGGATAAATACCATATCGATGTCTTGAAAGTAGAAGTTCCTGTTCT
It encodes the following:
- a CDS encoding TetR/AcrR family transcriptional regulator — protein: MRRKVYTKDQILKAAYEVVENEGFSGFTARNIAKKMGISTQPIYLEFKNMSDLKNTLLDEICNHLYYDIFPEVRTGDTIIDLGLNYVYFAKEQGNLYNALYVQEYGGGKKMHDFSYNYFHQLMLEHPKYSQLSEKRINALHVGTWICVTGIATLMSSGIIEPTQDEIVHLINRTINNILEEEDTSVLDSL
- a CDS encoding threonine/serine exporter family protein; this translates as MEQQNYAQLVLNTCLKAGKIMMESGSEVYRVEDTMKRIALNAGLDDIQTYVTATGLIVGFPSEQNSQVVQITPQSINLEKVTAVNQGSRQFADGELSLPDFYLYLEEVDSVTPDFPYLWKIIAAGVVSSTLMIILNGTWFDFLPTFVIGMIGFAVHTFFGNQLHMKFLNDFVAALVIGSLSLLAVSSSAALEVNSLIIGSIMPLVPGLAITNAFRDIMAGHLISGVARGTEALFIAGAIGGGIIVAFNFF
- a CDS encoding threonine/serine exporter family protein, encoding MNFLINFLFSMFSTIAFSVITNIPRRAFLACGLTGAAGWMTFWILQTYFHQNIGISNFLGALMIGLISIFFSRMMHMPVIVFNVPSLVPLVPGGPAYMAVRHMMNQEFTESMEKVVTVLVTSGAIAIGFMFTNLIERALKRTRSNFRTK
- a CDS encoding TVP38/TMEM64 family protein; its protein translation is MSVVQSRRLLNLISIMGIAITISLSVYFYRLGVFNDMNSLRQLVGLSPIAGPLIFVLIQIIQVVIPIIPGGISLAAGVLIFGPYWGFAYNYIGIVIGSLILFLMGRHYGKPLIMHLVSDKIYQKYQHWLDDPRFDKWFALAIFLPVAPDDALCLMASLTNMSFKKYSAIIFLAKPASIFLYSLALLQGGTLLSHLLVH
- a CDS encoding glycerophosphodiester phosphodiesterase family protein, translating into MTYLRRRITHFFSTFSIYNFLLLAFGLPFLSESLFLFFRQSLLNSLYHPFYFVLFLALVFLYGNFFSQLQSNEKLFQNFSLKGAFVSFLFWLVLSPLFFFRFYQLLLVWRPLPADVLSFLFLYRWKILPVLLLLYVLLLYGLYRVILVPRYLKRGLTLKESIQLSREKTKKRPVKQLLIFFLIPFAFLATSLLVKLGFIGLTRLLVSQSGAMCLLLLYRVVQNSLWALFFLYLAASDKKVVDKEAPNKASIVWLSLTVFACLGLYTLQYMQSFTTQRPNTPISISHRGVSGRNGVQNSIAALQKTSSQYHPDLVEMDVQETADHQLVVMHDEDLQALAHKKLRVDEATWAELKELTLEENGYTSDIPLFSDYLAAANEINQKLLIELKVTDKTKATILQQLLPLKEQLADHQLQSMDLDIANQLKERFPTWKVGYILPFDLLGAPKNNLDFVNIEARTANGELIRNLQHQKKQVYVWSIHSKQQASIYPYLHVNGLLTDDLRLLSHYGDDIKGKTASILQFN
- a CDS encoding glucose-6-phosphate isomerase, whose protein sequence is MAHIHFDYSKVAPFVSEHEMDYIKSEVALAHKELREGTGAGNDFLGWIDLPVNYDKDEFARIKKAAEKIQSDSEVLVVIGIGGSYLGARAAIEFLHQTFFNVLDKEDRKAPQVFFAGNSISSTYIADLIEVIGDRDFSVNVISKSGTTTEPAIAFRVFKELLIKKYGEEEANKRIYATTDKARGAVKVEADAAGWESFVIPDDVGGRFSVLTAVGLLPIAASGADIDALMKGAADAREAYSSENLDENEAYQYAALRNILYRKGKVTEILVNYEPGMQYFNEWWKQLYGESEGKDLKGIYPSSANFSTDLHSFGQYIQEGRRNIFETIVKVENPRKSVAIPSQESDLDGLGYLEGKDVDFVNSKAYQGTLLAHTDGGVPNFVLNIPTMDAYTLGYAMYFFEIAVGISGYLLGVNPFNQPGVEAYKKNMFALLGKPGFEELAKELNDRL
- the gdhA gene encoding NADP-specific glutamate dehydrogenase yields the protein MEVKEYVEQVQKNLEAKDPNQEEFLQAVDEFLPTVIPFLEEHPEYVEKNILGMILEPERMVQFRVPWQDDEGNWQVNRGYRVQFNSAIGPYKGGLRFHPSVNLSILKFLGFEQIFKNSLTGLPIGGGKGGSDFDPKGKSDSEVMRYCQSFMTELSKHIGPNLDVPAGDIGVGGREIGYLFGQYKRLREYDMGVLTGKPLGFNGSLGRTEATGYGAVYFVKHLLEDRDDSFEGKKVLVSGSGNVAIYAIEKAQELGATAITCSDSNGYIYDKDGIDVALLKDIKEVRRERLTEYAKERPNAEYHEGSVWAFETEADIALPCATQNEIDDEKAEILVKNGVKVVAEGANMPSTNGAVKLYHENGVLYGPGKAANAGGVAVSALEMSQNSQRLAWTKDEVDGKLDDIMKNIYETCRDTAAKYADKDNFAAGANIAGFEKVAAAMLAQGTV
- a CDS encoding NAD(P)/FAD-dependent oxidoreductase, whose product is MSKKFDVIVIGGGPSGMMAAITAAMNGAQVALFEKNKRLGKKLLMTGGGRCNVTNNRSVDDLIVHIPGNGRFLYSTFSQFDNQDVMRFFSERGVALKEEDHGRIFPVSDKSATIVNTLKEELETLNVSLHFKEPVEKIISDGAAIQGVRTSEGDYSAKSVIITTGGITYPSTGSQGDGYRFAKSVGHHVTPLYPTESPIFLTDAFVEEKTLQGLSLQDVRLSVLDAKNKRVTSHEMDLLFTHFGVSGPAALRCSSFVNQLLRTQETATLTLDCFPETSASDLMADIRERAASSTKHLKNALTGFLPERLLLFFLEQIGISEQTYAQTSKEDIETFVSYCKNWTMTANKTFGLEKSFVTGGGVELKEVNPKELASKKIPGLYFAGEVLDVNGYTGGYNITTAFCTGYVAGTNAAYHAFG
- the ybaK gene encoding Cys-tRNA(Pro) deacylase; the protein is MAKKKIQKTNAVRLVEQKKIAYKEHEYAWSEDDLGAGHVSEQVAIAPARIFKTLVAVGNKTGPVVAVIPSDHELDLKKIAKASGNKKVEMLHLRDLEATTGYIRGGCSPIGMKKLFPTFVDASAENFEEIAISAGRRGLQIEIAPDAIVELTRGQFTELTH
- a CDS encoding tagatose 1,6-diphosphate aldolase, giving the protein MKRISRGKFEKMQQLSNDQGVIAALAIDQRGSMKKMMQTAVGEDKFSMDQVYEFKELVSQELTKHVSAILLDEQYGFKGIQAKDPSCGLILSYEKTGYDANTPGRLPELLPNESLDRLLEKGADAAKVLVYYDPDEPKEILDVKHAFLERLGTEALAADIPVFVEPIVYDTKITDDHSPEFAEIKPQKVIDTIKEFTKDKYHIDVLKVEVPVLFKYVEGFNKGNDPVVYTQEEAAAYFKEAGEAATRPFIYLSAGVPADVFREELTFAGEHGANYCGILGGRATWRDGVQVYADGGKDALIDWLDTQGRENINELNDILGKYAKPWYEIYGGLDNIEVFDIDVMK